GATCTCCGCGTTCCAATCATCGATCGATGACATGCGGAAAATGACGGGCAATCTGAGTTCGGAACTGGCGACCACGCGTGCGGACATCCGCCGCGGCGTCTTCGAATTACCGGACGAAGCACGCGAGAGCACCGCCGCTTTGCGACGCGTCGTCAACGAGCAAGTGGATGCGTTAAAGGAGTTGGGTAAGCTCGTAACTGTCGAAGGCAATGGACGCGACGTTTCTGCGCCGCGCCTGGAACGGGTAGCGGCTCCGGCACGGGCGCCCGAGCCACGAGCACCTGAGCCCGCGCCTGCACCAACTGTTGTCGCGACCGAACCCATCGAGGATCCGAACGCCGATATCGTCCAGTCGATGGCCGACGTTCGTCAGGCTGTTTCACAGGATCTTGGAGGCGAGCCTGCGGGCGCTGCATCCGGAGGATGGATCAGTGACCTGCTTCGCCGCGCCTCGACGGAAGGCGAGGACGATCATGACGAGGGAGGATCGCCCCTCGATCCCATCCGGACATCACTCATTGAGGCTCTGGACGAGCGCACCTATGTGCAGCAGTGGGATAGTTATCTCTCAGGCAACAAGAGCGGGTTCAGCCGCAGACTGTATACCTTGTCTGGTCAGCAGACGTTCGATGATCTGCGTCGTCAAATAGGACGGAACGCTGAGCTGAGGGCCGCTGCCCAAGATCAGTTGCGCAGCTTTGAAAGCCAGTTACGGGACCTGGCGGCACGCCGTGCAAACCGTGCTGAAACCCGAGCGCTGCTCTTGTCTGATGATGGCCGATTGTACACGGTCTTGGGGCACGCTCTGGGCCGCTTTGAAGGCACCTAGATCCATGCGATGATTGGGCAAACGCCCATTCTCCGGACATCCACCCATTAAGAACGCCGGCCGCTGGGCCGGTGTTTTTATTTAATTTGAGGGACTTATTCTGAAAAGTTAAACACGCCTGAGAACAAATACGGTCATCTCACTCAGCACGGTGTCAAACGCCTGATCGAGCGCCGCAACACCGTCGCCCGCAGCGTCGCTTGCTGCTGGAACACTCGCCGCGAAGTCTGCTGTGGCCAAGACACGCCCGTTGGCATCGTTCATGACCTTCAGGCCGATATCGACGACGGCGATTGCGCCGCCATCCTGCGAGACCTGAACTTCGAACGCTCTGATTTCCGGCACGAGACGCGTGTCGATCAAAAGCCCCTGCCCCGGAACCCCGACAGCGCGCACGCGACCCGTTTTTTCAAGCGTCTCAGCGAGACGTGCCTGAAACAATTGAGGCAGAGCATCGCTCCACAAAGCTTGCGGATAGTAGCTAAGCGTCGAGGCATCATCGCGGACAACGATGCGGTCTGTCGCATAAAAACGCACCGCGGTGGGTTCTGCTACAAGGAGTTGTCGTGATGTGCGCGCACTGCCGGTGTTCACCTGTTGAGGCGCCGTAAGGTCATAGACGATCGGCGGCGCTTCAGGCACCAAGGTAGCGCATCCACCAAGCAGGAGCGCTGCTCCTGACACGGCGGTGAGCCCTCGTCGCGCGCTGGATTGCCAAGCGTTCCAGGGAGAAATCAAAAACTTGGGCAT
The sequence above is a segment of the Pseudomonadota bacterium genome. Coding sequences within it:
- a CDS encoding ABC-type transport auxiliary lipoprotein family protein; its protein translation is MPKFLISPWNAWQSSARRGLTAVSGAALLLGGCATLVPEAPPIVYDLTAPQQVNTGSARTSRQLLVAEPTAVRFYATDRIVVRDDASTLSYYPQALWSDALPQLFQARLAETLEKTGRVRAVGVPGQGLLIDTRLVPEIRAFEVQVSQDGGAIAVVDIGLKVMNDANGRVLATADFAASVPAASDAAGDGVAALDQAFDTVLSEMTVFVLRRV